The proteins below are encoded in one region of Fibrobacter sp. UWR2:
- a CDS encoding DUF4416 family protein: protein MAEKKQFCEPVQLIAFVLQRGPEWNEELLRKLEETWGAIRYKGKLFAFDKTDYYEPEMGADLYRGVLSFEKCIPAETIAQEKARSNEFELAFANASPEHRCVNIDIGYMDLDKVVLPSYKRGPFKLYAGEGVWLDMLLTYAKGEFHPTAWAFDDFKRNPYQHDLQLIRERWRKSVRGK, encoded by the coding sequence ATGGCCGAAAAGAAACAGTTTTGCGAACCGGTGCAGTTGATTGCCTTCGTGCTCCAGCGCGGGCCCGAATGGAATGAGGAGCTTCTCCGGAAACTTGAAGAAACTTGGGGCGCCATCCGCTACAAGGGGAAACTTTTTGCCTTCGACAAGACCGATTATTACGAACCCGAGATGGGCGCTGACCTTTATCGCGGAGTACTTTCCTTCGAAAAATGTATTCCGGCAGAGACTATCGCGCAAGAGAAGGCTCGCAGCAACGAGTTTGAACTTGCATTTGCAAATGCAAGCCCCGAACATAGGTGCGTGAACATAGACATCGGCTACATGGACCTGGACAAGGTTGTGCTCCCGAGTTACAAGCGCGGGCCTTTCAAGCTGTATGCGGGCGAGGGCGTTTGGCTCGATATGCTCCTCACGTATGCGAAGGGCGAATTCCACCCGACGGCGTGGGCGTTTGACGACTTCAAGCGTAACCCCTACCAGCACGACCTGCAATTGATTCGCGAACGCTGGCGCAAGAGCGTCCGCGGCAAGTAA